Part of the Longimicrobiaceae bacterium genome, TGATATGAAGCTTCACGTGTCGTTCCTGGCCGTGCTGTCCATGTTCGTCACCGCGAGTGCGGCCGCCTGCCAGGCGCCCCCGGCCGAAGCCGACGCGCCGTCCGCGGCCGCGGCGGCCCCGGCCTCCGCGCAGCAGGGGCTGAAGACGGCGACCTTCGCCGGCGGGTGCTTCTGGTGCGTGGAGGAGGCCTTCGACGCGGCGGAGGGGGTGGTCTCCACCACCTCCGGCTACATGGGGGGCCACGTGCGGAACCCCACCTACAAGCAGGTCTCGGCCGGCGGGACCGGGCACGCCGAGGTGGTCCAGGTCGTGTACGACCCCCGGAAGATCGGCTATGCCGAGCTGCTGAACGTCTTCTGGCGGAACGTGGATCCGGTCACGCCCAACCGGCAGTTCTGCGACGTGGGGTCGCAGTACCGCTCGGCCATCTTCGCGCACGACGCGGAGCAGCGGCGGCTGGCGGATGCCTCGAAGGCGGCGCTGGACCGGTCCGGGAAGCTCTCCGGCCCCGTGGTGACGGAGGTCGTCCCCGCTGCGAAGTTCTACCCGGCGGAGGAGTACCACCAGGACTACTACCGCAAGAACCCGATCCGCTACAAGTACTACAAGTTCAGCTGCGGACGCGCTCGGCGGCTGGAAGAGGTCTGGGGCAAGCAGTAGCCGTCCCGGACCGGGCGGTCGGAACGAAAGTGACGGGCGGCTCTCCAGTGGAGGGCCGCCCGTCGCCGCTCCGGGGCAGTACGGGGCTCCTGACCTGTGGCGGAATCCAACCGTATGCCTCTACCCGGCGTCCAACTCTACGACCCGGCGGATCGCGGCCGGGCGCACCTCCACCCTCCCGCCCCGAGGACCCGATGCAGATGCGCACGCTCGTCCCTGGTGTCGTGCTGGCCGCCGCGAGCGCGTGCACCCCGGCCGCCACGCCTCCTCCCGCGGCCAACCCGGCTGTCCCCGCCGCCTCCTCGTCGAGCGTCGCCGGCCTGGTGGTGGAGCCGTGCACCCTCCCGGGCGTGCAGGGCCCGGCGCGCTGCGGCACGCTGGAGGTGTGGGAGAACCGGGCGGCCCGGTCGGGGCGGCGGATCCCCATCCGCTTCGTGGTGATCCCCGGTACGGAGACGGGCCCGGCGCGCGAGGCGCTCACCTACCTGGCCGGCGGGCCCGGTTCGGCCGCCACGAACGCCGCGGGGTGGATCACCTCCAGCTTCGGGCCCTCCCGGGAGGGGCGCGACGTCCTCCTGGTGGACCAGCGCGGGACCGGGGGGAGCTACCCGCTCCACTGCGGCCTCTACGGCTCCAGCGGGGACGCAGCGAGCTTCCTGGGCGCCTTCATGCCCGCCGAGGGGGTGCGGGCGTGCGTCCCCGAGCTGGAGCGGAAGGCCGACCTCGCGCACTACACCAGCGACCCCGCGGCCGACGACCTGGACGAGGTCCGCGCGGCGCTGGGGTACGAGCGGCTCGACCTCTTCGGCGCTTCGTACGGGACCCGCACGGCCCTGGTCTACATGCGGCGCCACCCGG contains:
- the msrA gene encoding peptide-methionine (S)-S-oxide reductase MsrA; amino-acid sequence: MKLHVSFLAVLSMFVTASAAACQAPPAEADAPSAAAAAPASAQQGLKTATFAGGCFWCVEEAFDAAEGVVSTTSGYMGGHVRNPTYKQVSAGGTGHAEVVQVVYDPRKIGYAELLNVFWRNVDPVTPNRQFCDVGSQYRSAIFAHDAEQRRLADASKAALDRSGKLSGPVVTEVVPAAKFYPAEEYHQDYYRKNPIRYKYYKFSCGRARRLEEVWGKQ